Proteins from one Pseudomonas grandcourensis genomic window:
- a CDS encoding DUF1161 domain-containing protein: MKKFMLAVGLLSLAGSALAGGKPCEELKAEIAAKLDAKGVSGYSLEIVDKGAAAGGKVVGKCEAGAKVIVYKT, translated from the coding sequence ATGAAGAAGTTTATGTTAGCGGTAGGTTTGTTGAGCCTTGCGGGGAGCGCATTGGCGGGTGGCAAGCCATGCGAAGAGCTGAAAGCCGAAATCGCAGCGAAACTTGATGCCAAGGGCGTTTCCGGATACTCGCTGGAGATTGTCGATAAAGGTGCCGCTGCCGGCGGGAAAGTTGTTGGAAAATGCGAAGCGGGCGCCAAAGTGATCGTCTATAAAACGTAG
- a CDS encoding LysR family transcriptional regulator: MSHDLPPLNALRAFEATARLNSVSQAAEQLHVTHGAVSRQLKVLEEHLGISLFIKDGRGLKLTDAGLRLRDASSEAFERLRSVCAELTQSTADAPFVLGCSGSLLARWFIPRLGRLNADLPDLRLHLSAGEGDLDPRRPGLDALLVFAEPPWPADMQVFELASERIGPVMSPRFAGYERLKQAPETALLNEPLLHTTSRPQAWPNWAQPRGLDPKALKYGQGFEHLYYLLEAAVAGLGVAIAPEPLVTEDLKAGRLVAPWGFSETPAQLALWLPKRAADGRARQLAQWLKNELRRAD; encoded by the coding sequence ATGAGCCACGACCTTCCTCCGCTCAACGCGCTTCGCGCCTTCGAAGCCACTGCCCGCCTGAACAGCGTCAGTCAGGCGGCCGAACAGCTGCACGTCACCCACGGCGCGGTCAGCCGGCAGCTCAAGGTGCTTGAGGAACACCTCGGCATCAGCCTGTTCATCAAGGACGGTCGCGGCCTGAAACTCACAGATGCCGGGTTGCGACTGCGTGACGCCAGCAGCGAAGCCTTCGAGCGCCTGCGCAGCGTTTGCGCGGAACTCACACAAAGCACCGCCGATGCGCCATTCGTGCTCGGTTGCTCGGGAAGTCTGCTGGCGCGCTGGTTTATCCCGCGATTGGGGCGGCTCAATGCCGACCTGCCGGACTTGCGCCTGCACCTGTCGGCCGGAGAAGGCGATCTGGATCCGCGAAGACCGGGGCTGGATGCCTTGCTGGTATTTGCCGAGCCACCCTGGCCGGCGGACATGCAGGTTTTTGAGCTGGCCAGCGAACGCATCGGCCCGGTCATGAGCCCGCGGTTCGCCGGCTATGAACGGCTCAAGCAGGCGCCGGAAACCGCGCTGCTGAACGAACCTTTGCTGCACACCACCTCACGCCCGCAAGCCTGGCCGAACTGGGCGCAACCGCGCGGGCTCGACCCCAAGGCGCTGAAGTACGGTCAGGGATTTGAACATTTATATTACTTGCTGGAAGCCGCCGTCGCGGGTCTGGGCGTGGCGATTGCCCCCGAACCCTTGGTGACAGAGGACTTGAAGGCCGGCCGCCTGGTTGCACCTTGGGGCTTCAGTGAAACCCCGGCGCAACTGGCGTTGTGGCTACCCAAGCGCGCCGCGGACGGGCGCGCCCGGCAACTGGCGCAGTGGCTCAAGAACGAGCTGCGTCGAGCGGATTAA
- a CDS encoding dodecin — protein sequence MSDHHTYKKVELIGSSTSSIEDAINNALAEASKSIKYMEWFEVTETRGHIRDGKAAHFQVTLKVGFRIASS from the coding sequence ATGTCTGACCATCACACCTACAAGAAAGTCGAGCTGATCGGCTCGTCCACCAGCAGTATCGAAGACGCGATCAACAACGCGCTGGCCGAAGCCAGCAAAAGCATCAAGTACATGGAATGGTTTGAAGTGACCGAGACCCGTGGACATATCAGGGACGGTAAGGCGGCGCACTTTCAGGTGACCCTGAAAGTCGGGTTCCGGATTGCCAGCAGCTGA